In Mycolicibacterium mucogenicum DSM 44124, the following are encoded in one genomic region:
- the pgsA gene encoding phosphatidylinositol phosphate synthase has product MSDFYLLTRAAYTKLSRPLARGALRIGLTPDSVTVLGTTASVVGALTLFPTGHLWYGALVVWFFVLADMLDGAMARERGYGTRLGAVLDATCDRIGDGAVFCGLLWWIAFEMHDKPLVIATLICLVTSQVISYIKARAEASGLNADGGFIERPERLIIVLVGAGFSDLPIHPLPLALPIAMWLLAVASIITLGQRLASVRRSPGADEPLPSSSPSKEQQ; this is encoded by the coding sequence GTGAGCGACTTCTACCTCCTGACCCGCGCGGCCTACACCAAGCTGAGCCGCCCGCTGGCCCGGGGAGCGCTGCGCATCGGGCTGACGCCGGACAGTGTCACCGTCCTCGGCACCACCGCGTCGGTCGTCGGCGCGCTGACGCTGTTCCCGACGGGGCACCTCTGGTACGGCGCCCTGGTGGTCTGGTTCTTCGTGCTCGCCGACATGCTCGACGGCGCCATGGCCCGCGAACGCGGCTACGGCACGCGGCTGGGCGCGGTGCTCGACGCGACCTGCGACCGCATCGGTGACGGCGCGGTGTTCTGCGGCCTGCTGTGGTGGATCGCGTTCGAGATGCACGACAAGCCGCTGGTCATTGCCACGTTGATCTGCCTGGTCACCTCGCAGGTCATCTCGTACATCAAGGCCCGCGCCGAGGCCAGCGGACTGAACGCCGACGGCGGCTTCATCGAACGCCCGGAGCGGCTGATCATCGTCCTGGTCGGCGCCGGTTTCTCGGATCTGCCGATCCATCCGCTGCCGCTGGCGCTGCCCATCGCGATGTGGCTGCTGGCGGTCGCCAGCATCATCACGCTGGGCCAACGTCTCGCCTCGGTGCGCCGTTCGCCGGGCGCCGACGAGCCGCTGCCGTCGAGTTCGCCGTCGAAGGAGCAGCAATGA
- a CDS encoding HIT family protein yields MTEDRSIVDPGVGDAIVDRGVGDVDYLQRLWTPHRMSYIVDAPMKGGEGTSAGSKQPFIDIPTMSDEEGLIVARGEQVYAVLNLYPYNPGHLMVVPYRKVSELEDLTEAESSELMAFTQKAIRVMKAISNPHAFNVGLNLGTSAGGSLADHLHMHVVPRWGGDANFITVIGGTKVIPQLLRDTRKLLADEWAAQDQKAKP; encoded by the coding sequence GTGACCGAGGATCGGAGCATCGTGGACCCCGGCGTCGGAGACGCCATCGTGGACCGGGGTGTCGGTGACGTCGACTACCTGCAGCGGCTGTGGACGCCGCACCGGATGAGCTACATCGTCGACGCTCCGATGAAGGGCGGCGAGGGCACGTCCGCGGGCTCGAAGCAGCCCTTCATCGACATTCCCACGATGTCCGACGAGGAAGGCCTCATCGTTGCGCGCGGCGAGCAGGTCTACGCGGTGCTCAACCTGTACCCGTACAACCCGGGACACCTCATGGTCGTGCCCTACCGCAAGGTGTCGGAGCTCGAGGACCTCACCGAGGCCGAGAGCAGCGAGCTGATGGCGTTCACCCAGAAGGCAATTCGCGTGATGAAGGCCATCTCGAACCCGCACGCCTTCAACGTCGGGCTCAACCTGGGCACGTCGGCGGGCGGCTCGCTGGCCGATCACCTGCACATGCACGTGGTGCCGCGCTGGGGCGGCGACGCCAACTTCATCACCGTCATCGGTGGCACCAAGGTGATCCCGCAGCTCCTGCGTGACACCCGCAAGCTGCTGGCCGACGAGTGGGCGGCGCAGGATCAGAAAGCGAAGCCGTGA
- the thrS gene encoding threonine--tRNA ligase translates to MTAVASPAPAAPIRVAAGTTAGAAVREAGLPQRGEVDAIVVVKDADGRLRDLSWTPDVDVEVIPVAANTEDGRSVIRHSCAHVLAQAVQDLFPEAKLGIGPPITDGFYYDFDVAEPFTPDDLAKLEKRMQKIIKDGQLFDRRVYESKEQAREELAKEPYKLELVDDKSGDADIMEVGGDELTAYDNLNPRTRERVWGDLCRGPHIPTTKHIPAFKLTRSSAAYWRGDQKNASLQRVYGTAWESQEALDKHLELIEEALRRDHRKLGVELDLFSFPDELGSGLPVFHPKGGIVRRELEDYSRRKHQEAGYEFVNTPHITKEQLYITSGHLEWYADGMYPPMHIDAEFNEDGTLRKPGQNYYLKPMNCPMHHLIFRSRGRSYRELPLRLFEFGSVYRYEKSGVVHGLTRVRGMTQDDAHIYVTREQMRDELTTLLQFVLDLLSDYGLDDYYLELSTKDPDKYVGSDELWEEATETLREVAEASGLDLVPDPGGAAFYGPKISVQVKDALGRSWQMSTIQLDFNMPDRFELEYTSADGSRQRPVLIHRALFGSIERFFGVLTEHYAGAFPAWLAPVQVVGIPVADAHLDYLYDVAAQLKSRGIRVEVDGSDDRMAKKIVNHTNQKVPFMLLAGDRDAASESISFRFGDRTQVNGVPVAEAVDLIAGWIARRENAFPTADLVNEARGAQA, encoded by the coding sequence ATGACCGCCGTCGCCAGCCCCGCACCAGCAGCCCCGATCCGGGTCGCTGCCGGGACTACCGCCGGCGCCGCGGTCCGTGAGGCCGGGCTGCCGCAGCGTGGCGAGGTCGACGCCATCGTCGTGGTCAAGGACGCCGACGGCCGCCTGCGCGACCTATCCTGGACCCCGGACGTCGACGTGGAGGTCATTCCGGTCGCCGCGAACACCGAGGACGGCCGCAGCGTCATCCGCCACTCGTGCGCCCACGTGCTGGCCCAGGCGGTACAGGACCTGTTCCCGGAGGCCAAGCTCGGCATCGGCCCGCCGATCACCGACGGCTTCTACTACGACTTCGACGTCGCCGAGCCGTTCACGCCGGATGATCTGGCCAAGCTCGAGAAGCGCATGCAGAAGATCATCAAGGATGGTCAGCTGTTCGACCGTCGCGTGTACGAGTCCAAGGAGCAGGCCCGCGAAGAGTTGGCCAAGGAGCCGTACAAGCTCGAACTGGTCGACGACAAGTCCGGCGACGCCGACATCATGGAGGTCGGCGGCGACGAGCTGACGGCCTACGACAACCTCAATCCCCGCACCCGCGAACGGGTTTGGGGCGACCTGTGCCGTGGCCCGCACATCCCGACCACCAAGCACATCCCGGCGTTCAAGCTCACCCGCAGCAGCGCCGCGTACTGGCGCGGCGACCAGAAGAACGCCAGCCTGCAGCGTGTCTACGGCACCGCCTGGGAGTCGCAGGAGGCCCTCGATAAGCACCTCGAGCTGATCGAGGAGGCGCTGCGCCGCGACCACCGCAAGCTGGGCGTGGAGCTGGACCTGTTCAGCTTCCCCGACGAGCTGGGCTCGGGCCTGCCGGTGTTCCACCCGAAGGGCGGCATCGTGCGCCGCGAGCTGGAGGACTACTCGCGCCGCAAGCACCAGGAAGCCGGCTACGAGTTCGTCAACACCCCGCACATCACCAAAGAGCAGCTGTACATCACCTCGGGGCACCTGGAGTGGTACGCCGACGGCATGTACCCCCCGATGCACATCGATGCGGAGTTCAACGAGGACGGCACGCTGCGCAAGCCGGGGCAGAACTACTACCTCAAGCCCATGAACTGCCCCATGCACCACCTGATCTTTCGGTCGCGGGGGCGGTCGTACCGCGAGCTGCCGCTGCGGCTGTTCGAGTTCGGCAGCGTGTACCGGTACGAGAAGTCGGGCGTCGTCCACGGTCTGACCCGCGTGCGCGGCATGACGCAGGACGATGCGCACATCTACGTCACCCGTGAACAGATGCGCGACGAGCTGACCACGCTGCTGCAGTTCGTGCTGGATCTGCTGAGCGACTACGGCCTCGACGACTACTACCTGGAGCTGTCCACCAAGGACCCCGACAAGTACGTCGGCTCGGACGAGCTGTGGGAAGAGGCCACCGAGACCCTGCGCGAGGTCGCCGAGGCCTCCGGTCTGGACCTGGTGCCCGACCCGGGTGGCGCGGCGTTCTACGGCCCGAAGATCTCCGTCCAGGTCAAGGACGCGCTGGGCCGCAGCTGGCAGATGTCGACCATCCAGCTGGACTTCAACATGCCCGACCGGTTCGAGCTGGAGTACACCTCGGCTGACGGCAGCCGGCAGCGGCCGGTGCTGATCCACCGCGCCCTGTTCGGGTCCATCGAGCGGTTCTTCGGCGTGCTCACCGAGCACTACGCCGGCGCGTTCCCGGCCTGGCTGGCCCCGGTGCAGGTCGTCGGCATCCCCGTCGCCGACGCGCACCTGGACTACCTGTACGACGTTGCGGCGCAACTGAAGTCGCGCGGCATTCGGGTCGAGGTCGACGGCAGCGATGACCGGATGGCGAAGAAGATCGTCAACCACACCAATCAGAAGGTGCCGTTCATGCTGCTGGCGGGGGACAGGGACGCAGCCAGCGAGTCCATTTCCTTCCGGTTCGGTGACCGTACCCAGGTCAACGGTGTCCCGGTGGCCGAGGCCGTCGACCTCATCGCCGGTTGGATCGCGCGCCGCGAAAACGCTTTCCCGACCGCAGATTTGGTGAACGAGGCGCGGGGCGCACAGGCGTGA